The following DNA comes from Epinephelus lanceolatus isolate andai-2023 chromosome 1, ASM4190304v1, whole genome shotgun sequence.
aaaagcaagtatgacgctgcatatattaaactgtgtggcccatgaactaatgatgaaggagaaatctggaccctggggCTGGagcagttgggaaccactgccttaaaGGTTTCTAGTACAGATACCCAGCTCTGAACATACAGCatataaacacagcagtttGTAGGTTATCTATATGCCAATATGCCTTGTCTGGCTCAAGTGGTTACCATCTATTTATTCCAAGTGACCCTTAATGTctgcatgaataaataaaaaacaaaagttgctATTTTACCCCCATTACCTACTGTATCTGTAGAATAATGCAGCAGGCACATTTACAGCTGCATAGCCGCAGCTAAAATCCCAGCTCAATAACAAAAGTTCTTTAACACATTAAATATTCACTACTCGCTGCACACAACTGGCTTATCCAATAAGTTTTCAGAGCACTAAACCTATTCATCAACCAAATCAAGTCCTCCTCGGATGAAAAACACTATATCATCAGCGCCCTGAGCTACTGAACAGTGTGAATTCAACCAGTGTTCATGGTCTGATCGATGTTTTCTCTGGATAGTCTCCCCTGTGTAAACAATACAGTAAGTTGTTTGACTCTGCAGATGGACTCTTATTCATCACCTCTAAAGTGAGACTGTGGGAGAGCAGCGGGTGGGAGCTCAGTGGATACACGCAGAGAACATCAAAACAAAGGAAGGCCAAAAATGGCATCCTTAATCTTAAACCCTTTTATCGAGTTAGGGAGGTATTTTTGGACAATGCTGACCTCTTTCCAAAAAACATATGAGGTATCAGCAAAGCAGAGGCACTCCGCTGTACTTATATGTCAGTATACAGAGCACAAACTGTATTTAGCACATGTTGAGGTGCATTTATTCAGCAGTAGAAGTAAATTTGATCAGTCGGCACTGATGAAAAGACATACCGGTCAGAGGGCATGAGACAGatggaaaaagacaaagattgatgctgtctgacagcaagcaGCAGATATCTTCTACACAGGAggtaaaatactttttaaagaGTTCAAACAATGTGAGAAGCACTTAATGGGTCttaaagagattaaaaaaactgGCTATAATTGAAGGgcagttaaaagaaaaaatagttaACACTTCTGTAAAAGCAATTTTGTCATACTTTGCTCTCCTCTTTCATTGTCTCTTTGAAGAACACAGTCTTTTCTCCTCAGCTTTGAATCATTTGACATCAGCAGTTCAGGATCAAATCTTAACATGAAAACCTTTTTAAACAacatttaacttttaaactggTGCACACCATCTTCTTCCATTCATGGTCATTGAAGCACAGCATGTATACCCCTATACAGTAGAAGGAGCTTAAGAGTTATAAGGCAATGTGTTGGAGAAGAAAAGATAAATGATTTATATGGAATTATCTAATACCTATATGATGATATAAGTTAGTCAGTCACCTTGACAGCCCAGGTCTCAAAAGGTTGTCTGTGAAAATAGCTAAAATGAATCACATCTGAAACACAGATCACAGCTGTGAGTCACATCTACCACCTCGGATGATGGTAGAGTATGTAGGCATGCAGGTGTTAGCTAATTAGTGATCTTGTTACATTGGCAATTAGACCGTATTAACAATATCAACAAACTTTTGCTACAGGAAACACCCAAAGTGAACTCTTAATGATACACAGTCGGAAAATAGTTTTTAACGGAAAGATCCTTCTTTTCTGAAACCTTTGTAAAATGTCTATGAATTCAATTGTAACGTTGATTCTATGGTAAAACTGATTTACATTTATTCTGTGTTAAGTCTTTttaattcttcttcttattGCCCAATTAGATATCAGCTAATGAAATTCTTAATAACTATTTGCCATGCTCCTTATGCATGATTAGATCATCTTGAATCCAGGCTTCCAGGAACGCCACGCAGCCTTGCTACCAGTTTTTCTCAGTGGCTACTAGCGCTACTATGACGATAAAATCTCCTGTGGCCCACTGTGCGGAGTTTcctcatgtcagtgtgggtctTCTCAGGGTATTCCGGCTTCCTCCCCCaatcaaaagacatgcaggttaggttaatttgtgactcaaaattgagcgtgaatggttgtctgtctttatgtgtcagccctgtgatgttctggtgacctgtccagggtgttccCCGCCTCTcatccagtgtcagctgggataggcttcactGAACTGCAACCAAGGTCAAATCTGACTCTTCCTATCATGAATTTTTGTACCATTGACATCAAGtcaagaaaagtgatttaaaaatctgtgatgtcatcataatATTAAGTCCATAACTGTGGGACCTCACAGGCGGGGCCTGAGGGGGGAACAATGCTGTGCATTTAGAGGGCCACATGCCCTGAGAGTAAACCCTAGAAACAGTAACTGAAACTGTATGTACCATACAAGCAGTTGTCATCGGACTGAGCAGATGCCATCTTAGGGTCCAGTATCCAGGTCTAATAATATAGCTGTTGAATCCCAAGTGAAATTCTTGTTGACATTTGCCCTTCACAGAGCTGATACAAGAATGTTCTGAGCTCTTGATGTCAAACATTTCAAAGCTGAGAAGTTTAAATAActgaatttgttttgttttttgctccaCAGGTCCTCATTTCTGTAAAACGTGTTGAAATCAAAGAGTTTTGTGAGAGAAAATGGCGCCCGCTGTCGGTGGTCCTGTAGGCTACACACCACCTGAGGGTGGCTGGGGATGGATGGTGGTAGCCGGGGCCTTCATCTCTATTGGCTTCTCCTATGCCTTCCCCAAGTCCATCACTGTCTTTTTTAAGGAGATTGAGGCGATCTTCGATGTGACCAGCAGCCAGGTGTCCTGGATCTCTTCCATCATGTTAGCCGTTATGTACGGCGGAGGTGAGCTACGACCCAAAATACAACCTGCCTAATATGGGTTTGTTAACTCTTGACATTTAGCACGTCAGGAAGATTTACCGATGGAATCAATTCTTGGCTCTTAGCACAACTGTAAAAGATTTATTCCTGGAGTGCTAAAAGCCGATCCATTGCTCAAGCACAGAGTTGCATTGTTTCCTTCCAGCTTCAGTCAAAGAGGCCACAAATTCTCAGCGTTATAGTGTGGCTTAAATCAAACATTTCATACTGAGATAAAACAATACTGTAACTCCTCGACTGAAGTGTTGTTAGGAAAGTGCAAACATTATCCGTCTCTGGAGAACATGAATCGGTTCAAGCCTTGTGTACGGGCTTATTGTTTTCTCCCTACGCTTCGAGAGCGGGAGACCACCGGGGGTTTGGTTGTGTTTCTGCACTGTTGAGATGAGTGAGGCGCTGCGTGATGTCACAGGTCAGGCCAGGTGATGATGAAGTTGTATTCATGTGCGTGATATTCAACAAGGAGAGAACAGAGTTCAAAGGAGTTCTCGTCGTCCCTCAAGACCGTCTGCTCTGAAATCAAAACACTGCAGTTCTCTTTACTCTAACGTGTGATAACCTGGAAATATGATGACTTAGGCATCTTTTTCTAATCTCAGGGAGGTTTTAGGAAAGTTGCTTCAGTGTGCCAAACTGATGTGATGTGGAAAATATTAAACTATATGAAACTACCTCTATATATCAAATGTTCTGTTCGAGACCATAGtggaaaatgtatttacaaGATCTGCaagcaataaaatacagttaCTGCTTGGCCAGCATTGCATCCATTGCATAGTGTTGAACATTACATCTAAACTTATCTTAACTGTATATCATATTTATAGATATAAGTTGCCAAATGTCTGCCATTAACTTCAACAGTATGACATGTTAAAGGCGAGCAGAGCTTCACTTTCAAGTGTAACTTTGGGATTTTTAACCTTGACTCAGTTTTCTGATGCTTTTGAGTTTAAGGGAACAAcggaaacaacagtttttgaaactggtccagtagaGAGAGAGGGCTACAaccagcagcagtgaaacaggctgcaatgtaatccccgTGGGCAGTTGAGCACCATAAATTACCACTAGGAgcacttgtttttgccactgacaggctcaaattatCATTGCAAGTGTGCAACaacttatggaaaggatccctagaGCTACAGACTTTATGTTAAAGAGTTAGATCCTTTTTGTgcaaccagaaacagccctgaaatcaccatcgtcagactccatttaaataaagagtaaTGTATTGTGTAAGGAGCCAGCATAGTTTCACAGTTAACTAGATACtaaagggtttatttcaacagaACCAGAGTTGGAGATTGCTGCAACAGTGCAAAGATCAGGGTGGCTGCGAATCCTTAAAAAGCCTCAAAATGTCTGAAATACACATTTACCAATAAAAGGCCTTAAAAAGTATTAGATTGGAGTCTTACATTTTTGGTGTTGGTGCTATAGGAAACATAATCTTAACAGAAGGGAAACACTATTTGACGAGGTACCAGACTTCGACACAACACCTGTATGTGCCCAGTGCCCCTATTTTTTGCCCCCTTAAGGCACTTAGATCACGTAATGAGTCTGCATTGTTAAACTAGGACCTTGCAAGCTATGAAAAATGGGGAAATGCAAGTGAAAGGACAAAAATCTTAAAAGAATAACAACAATTACTCGTGGTGAATGAAGCCAGTACCAAGCAAACTGCACTGTATGTCAAAGGTGTTTCAAAGGTGGTAAAATGGGGTCTAGACAAACACACTTTGAAGAATGAGATAGTCGTATGTTCGAGGACCGTCTTTATCTTATGATGCTCAAGAAAAAAGACGGGCCCTTGAAGAAAAGGGGCATCACACGGGAGGAAAACATCTCTCTTCTTATTGTAATCCATTGCTATCACCCACCTGTGCTCATTTATTAATCAAGGTTGAGTGATACCCCCTACCAAGCTTATAAAAACATTGCTTGACTCCTGTCCACCCTTttgcaccctgatgaagaccttaGCGTCGAAACCAGTCTTAGTTAACTTAATTCAAATGCATCTCTTCCTGTTCCACATGAGTGCCCAATGTTCATTTTTTCTTCCCATGTAGTAAAATGGGGATCAGGGCAGTGGAATCGCACATGCAGAGCTGTGAGCACATAAAGTATCGTCCGGGTCATTTTTACTAttcattttgaactgacatcAATGTGTTTACTTGGAAAGAGTATATTTTCGCTTTTGGTGTGTATTTCTATCGTAAGTTtagtcttaaatttcatttaaaGTGGTATTAAATTTACCTGTGCATACCctgaaagatgaaccaagacagCTTTTGGGAATTCATTTGTTGCTTCccttgactttgaatgaagtgtttatttcaatggagtctggtgggtctGACGATAACAACTCCAGggctgtttctgtttaaacaaaaatgatctacTGCTTTCAGAGAGTAATATTGCTTTAGGGATCCTTTCCTTAAGTTATTAGACATCTAGAAtaacaatttgagcctgtcagtggcaaaacaaccagttttgtagACGTAAATTGACGGTGCTCAGTTGCCCACTGGGACTACATTGCATCCAATTTTTCTTCTGCTGGCCACCGCAGTTCTGCTTTCTATTAGACAACTTTCACAAGTTGTTGTTCCTGTCCTAACCCGTCCTCCCAGTTATGAGTCACAGTGGACTCAATATGCATATTCAGGTGTAACACTTTTAATTAATGCAAATGTTTAGGTCTAAATATACACAGATGAAAGCAAGCTATGCATGCTAATTGAAAGTAAGTGAGGAAATGTTTGTCAGCGCTGTGAGGAGATGACAGCCGAGTCAGTGGCTGTATGTTAAAATTCTGAGCACATCAGCAGGAGAAGTTCATTAACAACCTACTGTTGCGTACCTCTGTACTCCTTCAATTTTTGATTCATTACATTCATAATATTCTACATTGGTTTGTCTCCAACCTTTTTATCCTAAGCAACTCTCCCTGCAAGGCGGAAGGAAAGAACTCATTGTTAGTGCGGAGACTGCCTgcattacaatttaaaaaccCTTTGTCTTGCACCGTGCTGGCAAATGAGTCTGGACAACCTCTAAACAAAAACTGTCAGTTTCTATTTAGCTTCATTGGGTAGTGCAGGGATTTGGCAGGAAGGCAGAAGTGTCTTCCATGTGGGTCCTCATACTCATTTAGGCCGGTTGTTATACGCCGTACATGGAGATGGTGTTTTGCAACCTGAGCCCTGCGTGcattttagtcatttgtttACAAGTCATACTGATTTTTCTTGAATTGGAGTTGAGTTCAAGGTGTGCGCATATGAATAAGGTGATTTACTGTTACCTCATTCTGTCGCTCTTTCTTTGGTGCTCGTGAACCAGGTgccaaaattgcaaaaactgtACTTACAAAGGTATTGGTTCTTATTTTAACCCCATACACACACCAGTCCCATAACCCCCAcccctacaaacacacacacacttatacaccCTCCTGCTGGTCTCGACTGTACTTCCAGTCATGATTTTAAACATATTCAGAGCCCATTTAAGAAGAATCCACCAACAAATTACTCCTCTGTCGACTTTTGAGAATCCCTAAAGCAAAGAGATGCTCATTTCATCACAGTTTTCATGGTGTTTCTGACACATCGCATTATTAATGGCATGAGAACACATCTACTGCAGTGCAGCACTGACAGAAATGATTGCAGAAGTTGTCTGAATttgctgagccacagctgtgGCACTGGAGCCCTCTGGTGGTTAAATACACACCTGTGCATCAGTGATTGCAAGGAAATCACCATCTCTCAGCttttaatatgtgtgtgttcatgcattGTTCTTTGCTCCTCAGGTCCCATCAGCAGCATCCTGGTGAATAAATATGGGAGTCGTCCTGTTATGATTGCAGGAGGATGCCTGTCTGGACTGGGCCTCATTGGTGCTTCCTTCTGCAATTCAGTTCAAGCGCTGTACTTCTGTATTGGTGTGGTGGGAGGTACCTAATTTTAACTTTCTATATTTTTAAGTTTGGTCATGAgtcacttatttatttttttactgtgcGCTGTTGCCATCTAGTGTTCTTCAATGATAAAAGTACCAAGAAACACTTTGAATCTCCAAACATGGTTTAATGCTCAAATCCTTCTTCTTCAACTCCgatattaatttatatttttttgttttataaaatgtttctCTTAGGTTTGGGATTGGCCTTCAACCTCAACCCTGCCCTCACTATGATTGGCAAGTACTTCTACAATAAGCGGCCTATTGCTAACGGAATTGCCATGGCTGGCagccctgtctttctctccacCTTGGCTCCTATAAACACGTGGCTCTTTGACAAGTTTGGCTGGAGAGGAAGTTTCTTGATCCTGGGTGGCCTGCTCTTCAACTGCTGTGTTGCCGGCTCCCTCATGCGACCCATAGGACCGAAACCCAAACCTGCAGAGAAGACCACAGAGAGGATGACTGTAGCACAGAGAATTAACAGCTTCATCGACCTCTCTCTGTTCAAGCACCGTGGCTTTTTGCTTTATATTATTGGCAATATCATCATGTTCTTAGGCCTCTTTACACCACTGGTGTTCCTCAGTAATTACGCAAAGAGCAAAGACATCCCTAAAGAGAAGGCAGCTTtcttactgtctgtgctggCCTTTGTGGACATGTTTGCTCGGCCCTCGATGGGCATTGTGGCGAACACCAAGTGGGTGCGGCCCAGAATACAGTACTTCTTTGCTGCCTCTGTGTTGTACAACGGGATTTGCCACATTCTAGCACCAATCTCGGTCGACTACAAAGGCTTTGTGATTTACTCCATCTTCTTTGGGTTTGCTTTTGGCTGGCTGAGCTCAGTGCTGTTTGAGACCTTGATGGACCTGGTGGGAGCCCAGCGGTTCTCCAGTGCTGTTGGGCTGGTCACTATCGTGGAGTGTGGTCCTGTGTTGTTAGGACCCCCTTTGCTCGGTGAGTACATTACTCACTGTaccaattttaatttatttctgtgTAGTTACCAAAGCTTTAAGGGAaactgctgattttcaaccaggttTGTTTCAAAGTAATGTGGGCAGTATGTATAAATCAACTGTGGTAAACTGTCCTCCATCTTACCTGCTCATCTCAGCTGATGGTTTTTCGCTGACTGTAGAGCttttgctcaaactacagattgtacttctgcCTTTTCGTATGGCCGCCACAACTGACACGAAGACAAGTGGATTGAGAGAGACCCACccctttctctttctcaaactcagaccataCTCAGATCAAACGGTAAatctaggcagtgctgatcaaatataaaccaagattctgttttCATAATGCCCATTTCTCACGTTTTATAGAGTTGAGTTGAACACTCGGATGAAACGAGTATCTGGTacagataatgtactttttacaaCTATGAGTACCATAccagtaaaatgtgtcaatatccgTACTCATGATGAAGAAAAAACTCATCTAGGTAGCTGTGTTTAGTGTtatagggtgctttcacacctgccctgtttggttcggtccAATCAAACTCCAGTTTGTTTGCCTTtaaagtgcggttcgtttgggcaggtgtgaacacagcaatcacacttggGTGCGCACCAGAACatccagactgagaccttcttgaagaggtggtctcagcgcagttacaaatgaactctggtgtggttcatttgtggtgagaacgtgttgcgaCCTCAATCCAAACCAACTACAGTcgcattacacattgtttgagttaaacatgagcatgttacagacctggaggattattaatgtgcacctcgcgagcgaactctaggtctgaaagcagccttactcttgtgatcaaaaatgatctgaagcttGATTTTGAGATTTTTCAGTAAATACATTGTTAATAAGTAATAAATATAGCAACTTCTGAATAACCAATGtcaatttcaggcttaaaatagAAATGGCagaactaagcagtgctgatcaaatacgaACCATATCTTTAAATGCGTTGCCGATTTCTCGCCTTGGATGTTTTCAGAGACCTATTTTAGCTTAcaatttaactgtaattcaagatcgtttgttaccagccagcGGCCATATTGTTTTCTGTGTCAAAACAGACAAGCTCACATTGCGTCATTTATTGGTTGAttgtggtgcagtgcattctggtagttgtaagTTTTCAGcccttttcctctttcctctgaTCATAAAGCAACTTTTAAAGTATTTGCATCTGTCTCCTGCATAGACAGCCcggttttatgaaaagaccatctttccagcagtgacatACTGTACTTCTTAAATGTTGGCAATGACTAAAAACTCTacattgtctttctctcttcacAGGGAAGTTCAAAGACATCTATCACGATTACAAGTACACATACCAGAGCTGCGGGGTCCTCCTCATTATCTCCAGTGTCCTCCTGTTTGTGGGAATGGGATGCAACTATCGACTGCtggacaaagagaaaaaagaggaggagaggagggccaGGATGGGAGGTAGAGACGCAAAGTACACCAGGGAGAGTGCTACCAAAGAGGCTAAGACCACAGACGACACCGTCTAATATTATGTACCATCTTAAATTACATTATTGTTAATTTGGTCTGCGAggcatatctatctatctatctatctatatatatatatatatatatatatatatatatatgtatgtatatatataaacagaTGGCTGAGTGAAACAGGACAGTGGATAAACATTATTTAGTCCTCTTCTGTttcataatgaatcattttTGGAAGACCACCACAAAAAGCCTCAAATACCTCCAGTATTCTCATGGGGACTGTTATATGTGCTTTGTTGACAATTTTACATATCACTTATACTGTTAGGATATTAcggtattttttaaatctcagatGGTATCACTACATTTTTTGCAGCACACCATTTCTAGTATTTTAACCTTATAAAATGTACCATCAGATAATTAAAGCTATTTTTCAATAGGGAGCATTCAAAGTGCCGCTctcttattttttaaaagcGATTGCAAAGAGTTTCTGTAAAAGTGCTTAATTATAGTGTTCATCTCACTATGCTTGTATCACCGTCTCTCAGACCCATTTATAAAGACTTTCTGCTGTTCACAAGGACCTGTCGGCTCTGTGCAGTTTAGGAAGGTTTGAGGACATCCTTGGTGCCAATATCACTTTGTTAATTCCACAAATATATTCATATTAATTATCTATTTCTCATTTACATGTGTATGGTCCATTTTTTGGTGAAAAGTATCTATGATTCTGAGGGCTTTTAAGCTCATTGTATATCTATTCATGGTAGGAAAATGTGCCACGGACTGCAAGTTACTGTATATGGAACAcaccataaaaacaaataaactgtCATTTGACAAGAATACAAagtgtattttgtgtttctcattaATCTGAgatcagaaaaatgttttttagagATGAACTAACGCTATTTGTCTTCGTCACAACACCAGTATCATGTCATTAACCTTTGTTAAGCAGACCAGATGGAGGAAGTGCATTTGTATAGTCATCTGTGACACTTGTATTATAAGACAAATGGCTCCACAGCATAAAGCCATTTAATCTAACTGTGCTCTTGGTGTTTTCTAACAACCACAGTAGGTAGAAAGAGGTTTCCACACGCTTACAtctatgcagtgtttcactttattgttgagcttTCAGTCTATTTGACCTTTATCAGAGCATACATAAGGCAACAATGGACAGGCAGGTAAAAGTAACCAATCTCAGTCTAATCACTGGCTGTATGCAGCACACCTGTGCACAACCCTGGTGGTAGAAGCTCCAGAAATAGCTCCAGAAATACTGAATGGCAAACTGTGAGGCAAACAAATGGAAGTCATACTTGTCTTGTTACAATACCAGAACACAAGAAAGAGGGTGGAACACAGTAAATACAGAATAACATATAAAATCACAATTAATTTGATACTGTTAAAGGGTGCTTtgtgattttatgttttctctattcactgtgtgtgttttttttttttaaatactacaGCTCCCAGAAGGTGGAGCTTCTAACACTAACAAGAAGTTAGGGATCTGGTTCTGCCATCTAACTAATACATGTCAGCTAATACCTTTCAGTtcttaagggactgttcgttacttattgGAGGGAAGGGCGTGAtgcaaaaagggggaggcatgtcaaataatttttaagcactaaGGAGGGACTTATGTTTTTTTACTTTGGCTTAGGGAAggggcatacaaatttaaatggctgtattttatatttatcttaccacaaatttttaaagaaacatgtttggaatGAATGTGTTCTTgaaaaattgccaaaattacATTATTTATCATAGCCTGAAACTATAAGATCAAAAATTatcattggattttcaaatttcaaacTGTCCTCCACATCATGTACGTCGAACACCTCCgtctagaaaaaaaaagtaatatttcatcatttattttaatatttcatcaaaatcactttattctggATCTCTTTTAAAATTTGtccaaaagttaaaaaaaacaacaacaacaacaacttacGAGCATGCATTACAAGAGTGGAAAATATAGAACTTTTTTCAgctccaggatttcatcttcaaaGTTTGATATTTAACTTTCGGACATGGAAGGGAACGTTTTAAAAAAGAACATATTACTAACATATAATGGTGGGACGGTCATGCATTTAGGCCAGTCAGTCAGAGAGACTGGAAGAAtttaaatatttgtagctttggAGAAGGCCATTGCATACATATTTGTAGCTTTGGAGAAGGTCATTGCATACATATTTGTAGCTTTGGGGAAGGTCATCCATACATTGCAGCT
Coding sequences within:
- the slc16a1a gene encoding monocarboxylate transporter 1a, whose amino-acid sequence is MAPAVGGPVGYTPPEGGWGWMVVAGAFISIGFSYAFPKSITVFFKEIEAIFDVTSSQVSWISSIMLAVMYGGGPISSILVNKYGSRPVMIAGGCLSGLGLIGASFCNSVQALYFCIGVVGGLGLAFNLNPALTMIGKYFYNKRPIANGIAMAGSPVFLSTLAPINTWLFDKFGWRGSFLILGGLLFNCCVAGSLMRPIGPKPKPAEKTTERMTVAQRINSFIDLSLFKHRGFLLYIIGNIIMFLGLFTPLVFLSNYAKSKDIPKEKAAFLLSVLAFVDMFARPSMGIVANTKWVRPRIQYFFAASVLYNGICHILAPISVDYKGFVIYSIFFGFAFGWLSSVLFETLMDLVGAQRFSSAVGLVTIVECGPVLLGPPLLGKFKDIYHDYKYTYQSCGVLLIISSVLLFVGMGCNYRLLDKEKKEEERRARMGGRDAKYTRESATKEAKTTDDTV